A portion of the Streptomyces erythrochromogenes genome contains these proteins:
- a CDS encoding glycoside hydrolase family 15 protein produces MAVRLEMHVSGRIEDYALIGDMQTAALVCRDGAVDWLCLPRFDSHAVFASILGTEDHGFWRIGPAFPAGAEAPRATRRRYRGDSLVLESEWDTPRGNVRVIDFMPPREDHAPQLIRIVEGVSGRVPMRSTLRMRFSYGRVVPWVHKVDGRTVAVAGPDSVWLDTDAQTYGKDLTTYSDFTVGPGDRVAFSISWQPSHRGAPEAPDAEAALDSTAEFWREWVDQCTYHGPYREAVVRSLITLKALTYAPTGGIVAAPTTSLPEEIGGVRNWDYRYTWLRDAAITLSSLLRTGYREEARAWREWLLRAVAGDPENLQIMYGIAGERELGETELDWLPGYEGSRPVRVGNGAAGQLQLDVYGEVTEALHLGHMTGLARSDYASLLQLKLIRYLETHWSEPDEGIWEVRGPRRHFVHSKVMAWVAVDRTIKLIESGDADGPLDRWRELRDEIHQDVCEKGYDKERNTFTQSYGSKELDASLLLIPQMGFLPPDDKRVIGTIEAIQRELSTPDGFILRYPTAGEEAGVDGLEGDEGAFLACSFWMADDLAMIGRVDEARRLFERLLALRNDLGLLAEEWDPRLQRQVGNFPQAFSHVPLIDTALRLTASGAYGG; encoded by the coding sequence GTGGCCGTTCGACTGGAGATGCACGTGTCCGGGCGCATCGAGGATTACGCACTGATCGGTGACATGCAGACCGCGGCGCTGGTCTGCCGGGACGGGGCCGTGGACTGGCTGTGCCTGCCCCGCTTCGACTCCCATGCCGTGTTCGCGAGCATTCTCGGCACCGAGGATCACGGGTTCTGGCGGATCGGGCCGGCGTTCCCGGCGGGCGCCGAGGCCCCGCGTGCCACCCGCCGCCGCTACCGCGGCGACTCGCTGGTGCTGGAGTCCGAGTGGGACACCCCGCGGGGCAACGTCCGCGTGATCGACTTCATGCCTCCCCGCGAGGACCACGCGCCGCAGCTGATCCGCATCGTCGAGGGCGTCAGCGGGCGCGTCCCGATGCGCTCGACGCTGCGGATGCGTTTCAGCTACGGCCGGGTGGTGCCGTGGGTGCACAAGGTCGACGGCCGCACCGTCGCCGTCGCCGGCCCGGACTCCGTCTGGCTCGACACCGACGCGCAGACGTACGGCAAGGACCTCACGACGTACTCCGACTTCACCGTCGGCCCCGGCGACCGGGTGGCCTTCAGCATCAGCTGGCAGCCCTCGCACCGCGGCGCGCCCGAGGCCCCGGACGCCGAGGCGGCCCTGGACTCGACCGCCGAGTTCTGGCGCGAGTGGGTCGACCAGTGCACCTACCACGGGCCCTACCGGGAGGCCGTGGTCCGCTCCCTGATCACCCTCAAGGCCCTCACGTACGCCCCCACGGGCGGGATCGTCGCCGCGCCGACCACCTCCCTGCCGGAGGAGATCGGCGGGGTCCGCAACTGGGACTACCGCTACACCTGGCTGCGGGACGCGGCCATCACCCTCTCCTCGCTGCTGCGCACCGGCTACCGCGAGGAGGCCCGCGCCTGGCGCGAGTGGCTGCTGCGCGCGGTGGCCGGCGACCCGGAGAACCTGCAGATCATGTACGGGATCGCGGGCGAACGGGAGCTCGGCGAGACCGAGCTGGACTGGCTGCCCGGCTACGAGGGCTCCCGCCCGGTGCGCGTCGGCAACGGCGCCGCCGGCCAGCTGCAGCTCGACGTGTACGGCGAGGTCACCGAGGCCCTGCACCTGGGCCACATGACCGGCCTGGCCCGCAGCGACTACGCCTCCCTGCTCCAGCTCAAGCTGATCCGCTACCTGGAGACGCACTGGTCCGAGCCCGACGAGGGCATCTGGGAGGTGCGCGGCCCGCGCCGGCACTTCGTGCACTCCAAGGTGATGGCCTGGGTGGCCGTGGACCGCACGATCAAGCTGATCGAGAGCGGGGACGCGGACGGCCCGCTGGATCGGTGGCGGGAACTGCGCGACGAGATCCACCAGGACGTGTGCGAGAAGGGCTACGACAAGGAACGCAACACCTTCACCCAGTCGTACGGGTCGAAGGAGCTGGACGCCTCGCTGCTGCTGATCCCGCAGATGGGCTTCCTGCCGCCGGACGACAAGCGGGTCATCGGCACCATCGAGGCGATCCAGCGCGAGCTGTCCACGCCCGACGGTTTCATCCTGCGCTACCCGACGGCGGGCGAGGAGGCCGGTGTGGACGGCCTGGAGGGCGACGAGGGCGCCTTCCTCGCCTGCTCGTTCTGGATGGCCGACGACCTGGCGATGATCGGCCGGGTGGACGAGGCGCGGCGGCTGTTCGAGCGGTTGCTGGCCCTGCGCAACGACCTGGGCCTGCTGGCGGAGGAGTGGGATCCGCGGCTCCAGCGGCAGGTGGGGAACTTCCCGCAGGCGTTCAGCCACGTTCCGCTGATCGACACGGCCCTGCGGCTGACCGCGAGCGGCGCGTACGGGGGCTGA